The proteins below come from a single Cannabis sativa cultivar Pink pepper isolate KNU-18-1 chromosome 3, ASM2916894v1, whole genome shotgun sequence genomic window:
- the LOC115711209 gene encoding uncharacterized protein LOC115711209: MPRVSEIFLVCGLFLSFFSGLALSAVVTLDSIEIYRTHELLKSVKPDVYFQCKGENRTHLPDVKKANELYEFRGEESWQPLTELSEKKCKRCGLYEKDVFKSDDIFEEWEFCPSDFNSDGKYFKFKDKEVNATFSCPQCIPFATANKSSSELHKGGKGVHVALVILITAVVSTVLVFGLLAVYKYWQKKKRQQDQARFLKLFEDGDDIEDELGLGM, encoded by the exons ATGCCGAGAGTTTCTGAGATTTTTTTAGTATGTGGCTTATTTCTCAGCTTCTTTTCAG GATTGGCGTTATCGGCAGTGGTGACTTTGGATTCGATTGAGATATACAGAACCCATGAGTTGTTGAAATCTGTGAAGCCAGATGTGTATTTTCAATGCAAAGGGGAGAACAGAACCCATTTGCCGGATGTGAAGAAGGCGAATGAATTGTATGAATTCAGAGGCGAAGAGTCTTGGCAG CCTCTAACAGAACTTTCTGAGAAAAAATGCAAGCGCTGTGGATTGTATGAGAAGGATGTATTCAAGTCGGATGATATATTTGAGGAGTGGGAGTTTTGTCCTTCTGATTTCAATTCTGATGGAAAATACTTCAAATTCAAGGACAAGGAAGTGAATGCTACTTTCTCTTGTCCACAGTGTATACCATTTGCTACTG CAAACAAATCGAGCTCTGAGTTGCATAAAGGAGGAAAAGGAGTGCATGTTGCTCTGGTAATACTGATCACTGCTGTTGTTTCCACTGTATTGGTTTTTGGATTGCTAGCTGTGTACAAGTATtggcaaaagaaaaagagacaGCAAGATCAAGCTCGGTTCTTGAAGCTGTTTGAAGATGGGGATGACATTGAGGATGAACTTGGTTTGGGAATGTAA